In Labeo rohita strain BAU-BD-2019 chromosome 16, IGBB_LRoh.1.0, whole genome shotgun sequence, one DNA window encodes the following:
- the LOC127177912 gene encoding synapse differentiation-inducing gene protein 1-like, whose amino-acid sequence MDLSQSLNQPPGADDSFEKSGMPAAAPPEYQHNPAGYLPSFPSQPVPLGPYAQDPYPGETVVTVQPAAYVTATPLASPVPEYLAYSIFIMLCCCFPLGIAALIFSSSTREANYSGQRELAEKNSKTARTLNHIGLGIGLSLIVLIIIIQIGIWSIR is encoded by the exons ATGGATCTTAGCCAGTCTTTAAATCAGCCTCCAGGGGCCGACGATTCATTTGAGAAATCAGGGATGCCTGCAGCTGCACCACCAGAATACCAGCACAATCCTGCTGGATATCTTCCCTCCTTTCCAAGCCAGCCAGTCCCCTTGGGCCCCTATGCCCAGGACCCGTATCCAGGAGAGACTGTGGTCACTGTGCAGCCTGCAGCTTATGTGACTGCCACCCCACTGGCCAGTCCAGTGCCAGAGTACTTGGCCTACTCCATCTTCATCATGCTGTGCTGCTGTTTTCCTCTGGGCATTGCTGCGCTGATTTTCTCATCCTCC ACTCGAGAGGCCAACTACTCAGGACAGCGAGAATTAGCAGAGAAGAACTCCAAAACGGCACGCACCCTGAATCATATCGGCCTTGGTATTGGCCTCAGTCTCATTGTATTGATTATTATCATCCAGATTGGGATTTGGAGTATTAGATAA
- the LOC127177867 gene encoding synapse differentiation-inducing gene protein 1-like: MDSRKSRKEWNSSQNPKTGQPLLPLQQDPPAYSGSGFSPSHNYPSSSQQYGAPATSGLCTEGSYPVSVVTMQPTNEVFTPLTNPLPDYLCYSIFTMLCCCVPLGSAALVYSLTTRDANMFGHQHIASRNSRMARILNHVSVAIGLFFGLIFAVYFIFVIMAVKHIRNFGL, encoded by the exons ATGGATTCTAGAAAGTCTCGAAAAGAGTGGAATTCATCTCAGAATCCAAAAACAGGACAGCCTTTGCTTCCACTGCAGCAGGATCCTCCGGCGTACTCCGGTTCTGGATTCTCTCCCTCTCACAATTATCCCAGCAGTTCCCAGCAATATGGAGCTCCGGCAACATCTGGCCTGTGCACTGAAGGGTCATATCCAGTGAGTGTGGTCACAATGCAGCCTACGAATGAAGTGTTCACTCCACTGACAAATCCACTGCCAGATTACCTGTGCTACTCCATCTTTACCATGCTGTGCTGCTGTGTGCCTCTGGGATCAGCTGCCCTTGTTTACTCCCTCACA acTCGAGATGCTAACATGTTTGGACACCAGCATATAGCCAGCAGAAACTCCAGAATGGCACGCATCCTCAACCATGTCAGTGTTGCTATTGGCCTATTCTTCGGTTTGATTTTTGCGGTCTACTTCATATTTGTTATCATGGCAGTTAAACACATTCGCAACTTTGGTCTATAA
- the gapdhs gene encoding glyceraldehyde-3-phosphate dehydrogenase 2: MSELCVGINGFGRIGRLVLRACLEKGIKVTAINDPFIDLQYMVYMFKYDSTHGRYKGKVHQEDGKLFVDGQAISVFQCMKPAEIPWGDAGALYVVESTGVFLSIEKASAHIQGGAKRVVVSAPSPDAPMFVMGVNQDKYDPSSMTIVSNASCTTNCLAPLAKVIHDNFGIEEALMTTVHAYTATQKTVDGPSAKAWRDGRGAHQNIIPASTGAAKAVGKVIPELNGKLTGMAFRVPVADVSVVDLTCRLSKPASYADIKESVKKAAHGPLKGILGYTEDSVVSSDFVGDTHSSIFDAGAGISLNDNFVKLISWYDNEFGYSHRVADLLVYMHSKE; encoded by the exons ATGTCTGAGCTTTGCGTTGGAATCAATGG atTTGGCCGCATTGGCCGTCTGGTCCTCAGGGCCTGCCTTGAGAAGGGAATTAAAGTCACCGCCATCAACGACCCCTTCATCGACCTGCAGTACATG GTCTACATGTTCAAGTATGACTCCACTCACGGCCGTTACAAGGGAAAAGTGCACCAGGAGGATGGAAAACTGTTCGTTGATGGTCAGGCCATCTCTGTGTTCCAGTG TATGAAGCCTGCTGAGATCCCATGGGGTGATGCTGGTGCCCTGTATGTAGTCGAGTCCACCGGAGTCTTCCTCAGCATTGAGAAGGCCTCA GCTCACATCCAGGGTGGCGCCAAGCGCGTAGTTGTGTCTGCCCCATCACCTGACGCTCCCATGTTCGTGATGGGAGTCAACCAGGACAAGTATGACCCCTCCAGTATGACCATTGTCAG CAATGCATCCTGCACCACTAACTGCTTGGCTCCCCTGGCTAAAGTTATTCATGATAACTTTGGTATTGAGGAAGCCCTCATG ACCACAGTCCATGCATACACCGCTACACAGAAGACAGTGGACGGCCCCTCTGCCAAGGCCTGGCGCGATGGACGTGGCGCCCACCAGAACATCATCCCTGCTTCCACTGGTGCTGCCAAGGCTGTGGGCAAAGTCATTCCTGAGCTGAACGG CAAGCTGACCGGTATGGCGTTCCGTGTGCCAGTCGCCGATGTGTCCGTCGTTGACCTCACCTGCCGCCTCTCAAAGCCCGCCAGCTACGCTGACATCAAGGAGTCTGTCAAGAAGGCCGCTCATGGACCACTGAAGGGAATTCTGGGATACACAGAGGATTCC gTTGTTTCATCTGACTTCGTTGGTGACACTCACTCTTCAATCTTTGATGCCGGTGCAGGCATTTCCCTCAATGACAACTTTGTCAAACTCATCTCCTG GTATGACAATGAATTTGGCTACAGCCATCGCGTTGCTGACCTGTTAGTGTACATGCACTCCAAAGAGTAA